The proteins below come from a single Hemitrygon akajei chromosome 2, sHemAka1.3, whole genome shotgun sequence genomic window:
- the LOC140716813 gene encoding uncharacterized protein: MSRHMPTGKKPYECELCGWTFGQPSDLVAHLRMHTGERPFRCEVCGKSFSHSSSLVKHRHVHTGERLFQCKVCEQAFAQATALLQHWRLHTGEKPFRCRTCRSTFAKQSQLVVHRRSHTSGRGFKCKACGKAFTAPARLAEHKCAPKNGRLFRCETCGKDFCSAAYLVVHQRLHTGERPFRCEVCSKAFGSLSYLRVHRRGHAQEKPFHCDACGKVFCNLSYLRIHQRSHTGERPFRCETCDRDFCSASYLVIHRRIHTGERPFHCDACDKAFLSSSYFLKHQCVPMGDKPLKCEFCNRGFTQLADLLKHQRTHTGERRFQCDFCQHCFTYSSSLEIHRHTHSREKPPTLPSGKPKNT, translated from the coding sequence ATGTCACGCCATATGCCGACGGGGAAGAAACCATACGAGTGTGAGCTGTGCGGCTGGACCTTTGGCCAGCCCTCCGACCTGGTTGCCCACCTGCGGATGCACACGGGCGAGAGGCCGTTCCGGTGCGAAGTGTGCGGCAAGAGTTTCAGCCACTCCTCCAGCCTGGTGAAGCACCGTCATGTCCACACTGGCGAGCGGCTCTTCCAGTGCAAGGTGTGTGAGCAGGCGTTCGCGCAGGCCACCGCCCTCCTGCAGCACTGGCGCCTGCACACGGGCGAGAAGCCCTTCCGGTGCAGGACGTGCCGCAGCACCTTCGCCAAGCAGTCCCAGTTAGTGGTGCACCGGCGCAGTCACACCAGCGGCCGGGGCTTCAAGTGCAAGGCGTGTGGCAAGGCATTCACGGCGCCGGCCCGGCTGGCTGAGCACAAGTGCGCCCCCAAGAACGGGCGGCTTTTCCGCTGCGAGACCTGCGGCAAGGACTTCTGCAGCGCTGCCTACCTGGTGGTGCACCAGCGCCTCCATACCGGCGAGAGGCCCTTCCGCTGCGAGGTCTGCAGCAAAGCCTTCGGCAGCCTCTCCTACCTACGCGTTCACCGACGCGGCCACGCCCAGGAGAAGCCCTTCCACTGCGACGCCTGTGGCAAGGTGTTCTGCAACCTCTCCTACCTCCGCATCCACCAGCGCAGCCACACGGGCGAGAGGCCCTTCCGCTGCGAGACCTGTGACCGGGACTTCTGCAGCGCATCATACTTGGTGATCCACCGGCGTATCCACACGGGGGAGAGGCCGTTCCACTGCGATGCCTGTGATAAGGCCTTCCTCAGCTCGTCCTACTTCCTCAAGCACCAGTGTGTCCCGATGGGGGACAAGCCCCTGAAGTGTGAGTTCTGCAACAGGGGCTTCACGCAGCTGGCAGACCTCCTCAAGCACCAGCGCacccacactggggagaggcgaTTCCAGTGTGACTTCTGCCAGCACTGCTTCACCTATTCCTCCTCCCTGGAGATACACAGGCACACCCACTCCAGGGAGAAACCTCCCACCCTCCCTTCAGGCAAGCCCAAGAATACCTGA